Below is a window of Arabidopsis thaliana chromosome 2, partial sequence DNA.
AACAACGGAGTGATTTCGAAGGCTTCTTCTCACCAGAAGAGCATAAGCATCGATAATAAAAAGAGACAAGCTCCACAGGCTTTGCAGGCTAACCGCAAGAACCAAGCAACTATCACAGTAACAGATAAGAGCTTGTCAGATTCATATAGTCTAAAACCAAATTGCTCAAACTAAATCCAAATTCTGATGCTATGCAGATTAAACATGAACTCAAAACactaatttcaaaaccaagaagCCTAATTTCATCTCAAACCCCTAATTACAcaccaacaacaaacaaattcgatgagaaaaacaccaaatttCCATAGAACTGTTATCAAAGAGACtaccaaaaaccctaaagttTCCAGAATCTAAATTCATCAAATTCTAAATCCCTAACTCTAGAGTTCAGTTACCAGAATGCGGTGGCGGAGCGGAAGTCGGAGGTAGTGACCATGACGGAGACGGAGATAAGAGCGGGAACGAACTGAGAGAGACGGAGGATGAGACCGCCGGTGGTTCCGGGCATGCCTTGCACATCCTTCATCCTCACTGGTGGTCTATCGATCGCTCCGGCAGTAGGAGCCACCGGAAGAGCATCAACCGGGTGAATCGCCGGCCGGCTCACGTTCATCATAGAACTCGAGCTCAAACAGTTCCCACCAAGAAAGAGCAACTGAAAAAGACGTTTGGGCCTTTTGacaaatgatataaataatGTCATGTAAATGGACCCAAAACttctttaacaaataaaattgacCCAAAACTTACTATTAGTGTTCTTAAActttaaagtttgaaactttaatatttctaacaaaagcatataataatttaatgtTACATTTAACATTCCATTGAACAGAGTAACCGACgttgttaaaaaattataaaaacagTATATGTTAACTTTAACATCGACAAAAACATAGTATTAGTGTCggttttgattgatttatgttttgaacGTCTATTTGAAAGATGTTGACGtctaattttacatttttcataaattagGTAAATGATTGAGTTTTTTAGGTAGATATTcacaatttattttacaattttcgtggtaacaaataaaagttttattttcttagaaagTACGCAGTTATGGATTATGgtattatatgatataaattattttgcttgataacatgttattttactaaattacgttatttcgttttatttttattttaccacTGTATTACTTAATTTCTCATGCAAATTAGAATCTATCTACATACgcctttatttttttgaatattttttagacAGTTTATAATAAAGGTTAGTATTAAATGgctaaaaaatgaaatctaaaaAAGCAACCAGCTTTTCTTGAAATGGCAAAAgatatttttccatttcaaGAAAAGCTGGTTGCTTttttagatttcattttttatgaagcttttttagatttttttgttgttttcgtttgttttttctgttgttgttgttgttaagaGACAGTCTCTGGCATTGAGTATTGACAATACATAATCTTATACagataatatatatctttcttttttcgtctGTATTGATTTTAATGTGAAGAGAGATAGATACGAAAGTGTGAAACTTGTCTTGGTTACAACTTACAATAGTAGAGAGTTGCGACAATTacataaactaaaaacatttaGCTTCGACTTAAAAAGACATTACTAAtaatttacattaaaaatctCCTCCGAAGTGGAAATTTTACCCAACTAATCAAAATCTATCCCTTCCTTTTTTAGTAAGATTAAATCATGAAATCTCCGAAAGTTTCAAatctatattataaaatattttaaatagttatataGATAATCTTGATCTGAATCACTCTTCAGAGGAGTAACCAATCCGTTCCATCTCCCA
It encodes the following:
- a CDS encoding Uncharacterized protein family (UPF0497) (Uncharacterised protein family (UPF0497); CONTAINS InterPro DOMAIN/s: Uncharacterised protein family UPF0497, trans-membrane plant (InterPro:IPR006702); BEST Arabidopsis thaliana protein match is: Uncharacterised protein family (UPF0497) (TAIR:AT2G28370.1); Has 205 Blast hits to 205 proteins in 15 species: Archae - 0; Bacteria - 0; Metazoa - 0; Fungi - 0; Plants - 205; Viruses - 0; Other Eukaryotes - 0 (source: NCBI BLink).), producing the protein MMNVSRPAIHPVDALPVAPTAGAIDRPPVRMKDVQGMPGTTGGLILRLSQFVPALISVSVMVTTSDFRSATAFCCLVLAVSLQSLWSLSLFIIDAYALLVRRSLRNHSVVQCFTIGDGVTSTLTFAAASASAGITVLINDLGQCNVNHCTRFETATAMAFISWFAVSPSFILNFWSLATH